The Helicoverpa armigera isolate CAAS_96S chromosome 15, ASM3070526v1, whole genome shotgun sequence genomic interval TGCACAGAATGTTCCCAGTTCACTTGGACCCAAAGAATTGACTCCAAAAATACCTGATGCATGGATCATCGGTCCACCAGAATCGCCAGGACACATACCTGATGACTTGTCACATTTTCGAGCTAGACACATAGATGGCTTCATAACACTGTTATCTTTATCACAACGTACAATTACTACGTCCAGGACTTGTAAAGGTTTGTTCACTGATGTAGCGTCACCTATGGCACCTTGGGCATTGTCAGTCAGTCCGAAGCCAGTCAGAGTTGCTTCTTGACCAATCATAGTTGTGAAGTCTAGTGCACTTACTCGAGCGTACTGTGACAGGGGTATCGTTTCAGTTTTGACTAACCCAATGTCATTTTGAATTCTATCTTTTGTTAACCTGTAAGCAGGATGCGTGATTGCAAACAGCACACTACTCACAGCGTTATGTTCGAGTGTTCCATACCGAATGACTGGACCCATGGAGATGAGTTTGTGAACTTTTTTGCCCTTTAGGGTCAAACAGTGGGCGGCTGTTATCGTCCAAGTAGATGTCAGAACTCCAGCTGTACAAATATGTTTATTCTTCACGATCTTGGGCACTCTATACATCACTGTTTGAAGTTCTAATTTTACGATGTATGGGTAATCTGTTACGATGGCGTCTCTGCCTCCCATGATCCTTAATGCTAGACGCTGGCCGACAATttcttttattaacattataaatagaTAATACAGTACAATACAGTGCATGACGAGCAAAAACAtgtaaaagcaaaaatattttcttgatttaatttttatcgatattgccattcttttcaaaaataaacgatttactCAAAGGGCTATTTGCAATTTCAGAGTGCgatgttttattattcttttgatTATGTTGTGCAAAATGTATGTGCATTAAATTATTTGCCATGTTTTATAGCTTCATGTCGTCAACTTGTTGCACAATATTTATCGGAtgcataataaaacatttgaacattttgaatagttttattgGTAACAGAATTTCGTTGCGATGGGTTTAGACTAAGCTCAGATAACTGGCATTCGATGCATGTTTCGATATCATGCAGTAAAACGTCCCAAGTTACTATGTGTTGTTCTCAACGATTCGCAGAAGCCAGTCATCTGATCTTAGTCCTCATTCTCGAAGATGTCAATATAGGTTTTCTGGTCGAgcttgtaggtaagtatttttcaCACTTGTTAATGTGCtctaaacttttttgtttgatctTTTGGATCTTTATAATCTAAAAGAAAACCTTTAAACACTCAGAAGGGTTATCTGGTGTACATTTATGTTCATCGATGAAATAACAGGCTGTAAAGATCCGATTCCATTTTCTCTTTCATAAGAAAGACTGCACAGTTGCATTTCTAGtaaattttttgagattttaaatattttctttgaatctGATGTTTTGTCTCACCAGGTTTATCATGCCCATTAATGGTATTACTAATCCAGTCAATAAAAGGACTTGTGGGTGTTACTCCTGCGGCGTCGTAAATTGGACCTGTTTCATTCATTGAGCAGAATAATTCAAGGTCGTCCGGACCAATAGAGTTGACACCAACAATACCTGATGCATGGAGCATCGGTCCACCAGAGTCTCCTGGACAAACTCCTGAGGACTTACCACATCGTCTGGCTAGACATAAAGCCGGCTTCAAACCATTATCCTTACAATGTACTACAACCACGTCCAGTAGCTGTAACGGCTTCTTCAACTTCGTCGTGCTGTCTACAGTCCCATCGGAACTGTTAGTTAGTCCAAAACCAGCCACGGTTGCTTGTTGACCAACCATAGTAATAAAATCAAGTGCACTTACTCGTCCATACTGCTTTAGAGGTATATTCTCAGTTTGGACTAACCCTATATCGTTTTCAACACTGTTTAAACTAGTATGTTTATACGCGGGATGGGTGAATGAGAAGAGTACGTTGCTTATAGCATTAGATTCGAGTGTACCATACCGTATGATTGGTATCACCGTGAAGCGTTTTCCAACCTTTTTTCTTTTGATGTCCAGGCAGTGGGCGGCAGTTAGCGACCAAGTGGGTGTCAAGACGCTCCCAGAACAAACGTGCTCATTTTCCactctattgttttctttatgtaTGTGAATTAGATATTCATATTTTGCGATGTACGGAAAATCAGCTTCGATGGCGTCTGTGCCTCCAATTATCCGTAATCCTTGATGCTTGcagttgttttcttttataaatattgtgaatagcaaatacaaagTAGTACAATACATGATGAAcagtaaaatgaatatttttatttttttgtaatagatgTTGCTCCGGTAGTTgtaaaaaatgcaatttgttCTTTTGGatatattgcatttttattgctATTGGTAATTTTAGGAttcaatgtataaaaaaatatggatttaTATATATGTGATATAACGCTGAATATAAAAAGgtattattaggtacatttattgCTAACTTTTGCTGCTGAACACAAGCACACAAGATGATTTGCGTTTATACAAATATCCAAAATATGAGATGTCCATAGGTGTTTTTTATCTGACCTTAGTAACACGCGTTTATCATCTTTAATACCTTTATATGAATGTATATTGCTAggcagtttataaatattttaggtgaAATACTAGTTTGCTTTTGCTTGCTCGGCACATTCCTCATTTTTCtatatcataatttattaatatgctTACTATGAAAAGCTCTATGCAAActtttaaaccgacttcccaaaaacgaGAAGAATTCGGATTATCTTAATTAGGATCGATTAACGAGGACttgaaacattattaaaacaatacagtTTTCAAATCtctttattggtttatatttgcAATTTCAATAAAGGTTGACGTTCAATTTTGGTTTCATTTTTTAACCCACAATTTGAAATCGTCAATCGTAAGCAATTCTGCTGCTGTCTTGCTGCCATGCCCAAGAATGTTCCTATTGGATTTCAAGCTCTAAACACAAATAAGACCCATGTACTTgtgtacataagggagtattgtcatgtgtaaacaaaaaaaaattgcatcttGCAAAACTGCCCCGTAGAAGACTATGACTTGCTGGAAGATAAGATCCGATTTTGAATATTCAAGTACATTTCGTACATAGAGAATTTTCTTAATTACATAAGAATTTTATTACTTGGCAACAATTTTCGACTCCAGTCGGATCCATTCTCCTAGTGCATGGTCGTCGTCATCTAGGTATAGTGATATCAATTTCTTTCTCCAACATTTTCTATCTCGGGGGATTGTCAGTTTTGTGATTCTCATCTGAATTATGTATAGTATAAGCAATCCAATCAACGAATGGACTTACTGGCGTTACCGATATAATATCATAGATCGGAGGTGTTTCTATCAAATAGCAGAAATTTAGAAGTTCTTTTGGACCAAGTGAGTTGACTCCGATGACACCTGATGCATGAAGCAAAGGTCCCCCGGAGTCTCCCGGACACGCCGCTGATATGATGCCACATCGTCGTGCCACGCATATAGATGGATTTAAACGGACAAAATTATCTTTACAACGCACCATTACTGCATCTAGCTTCTGTAATGGCTTCATCAGCGTCGTAGCATCAGCAGTTACATGTTCTTGTTCTACTGTAGAATTTGTCCTTCCATAGCCAGTCAGCGTAGCCTGGTTGCCAATCATCGATAGATAATCTAAACCACCGACTCTTGCAAACATCTTTATTGGAATGGGTTCTGACTTTATTAGACCTATGTCGTTAGATACTTGGGCGAGTCCTATCACGAATGATGGATGACTGAcgtaataaagtatttttaatgacGACATGTTGCTAATTGGGCCGTAAATGATGAGAGGTGTTAATGTGACTGACACTTGAATGCCATGGATATTTGTCAAGCCATGGCGCTCGGGCATCATAAGACAGTGGGCTGCTGTTAGACTCCAAGTGGGGGTTAAAACCGCAGATGTGCACGTGTGAGTATATGTTATTAAGATGATTGCACCAGAAAGTATCAGTTTATGTTGCAACCTCACGATATATGGATATTCTTCTTCAACAGCATCTACACCTCCTATGATTCTTCTAACTTTAGAACTTCTAGAACAaacttgaataataaaaaacacgCTCAAAACGATCAGAACTGTACAGCGCATGTTGCggaaaataaaataggtttatCGAATACAGAGTTATTTTTACGATGTGAAATCGCGGATGgattgaaattttgaaatcaCTGACATGAATTATTGCAATATTCGTGCGTTACTCGTGCTGAAACTTACAATATGCAACATAGTAAATGCATACATTGAAAGTAGTATGTTTATTTTGACCGGGaatttaataagtaaaataaggtTTTCATAGAAATTTTCTATGGCATGGAAAAGACACAGATCTCAagttttgacttaaaaataaatatacagtatTTTGGAATTTGAATATTAGAAGGTTGgcattcaatatatttttattttaggtactaaTCAATAAGTTTTGGGTCACAAACACCAcattcttattttcaaaataacaacaaattagaagcacaaaataaaatccattaTAATTAATGGTTTTACTCACTAATTTTTCCTCCAAataaagacataattagttTGACAAAATAACATTCTTGGCGAAGAAAATTTCATTTCGCAAGACAGAATGTTACTACAAagagaaataaatgaataataattagcGGGGACTCAATAGATCATTCTAAATTCGCCTTTATTATGACTCGAACAATGCGGCTTTTAATTTCAATGATAAATTACAGTTTTCCGTAAATAGGAACGTAGAGGTGAAGTGGCAGTAGACCCATTTTGtaatctatactgatattatgtagctaaagagtttgtttcatTGGCTGCACGAGCTCATCTTAAACATTggtcttattgaaaaatatatttattaagaaacacTTTTAGGCACTTTTAGACACCGCTCtgaattcataaatattcataaacctCTCAATATagagcatatttttttacattacaatGCGCTATGCATTATGCAATCATGCTCATTACTCGTAGGTATATTGATCTAACTTGGGAGTCCATCTACAAGTAATGTCTACAAATGATTTACCCAAAACTTAACCTTCTGCAAAAACCCTGCACTATTGTTGCCTCTGTTACAAACAGCCGCGGGGGTGAGGGACGACAGGCGGGGAGGGGCGGGAGGGGGAGGGAATAATGACGTCAGCCAAAAAGTAATTTTCGCGGTGACTTGCTCACCGTCACTTGTTTCTAGTCATGTTGAAATGCAAGTAATTAACTATTTTGTTACGCCTGACCTTTGATAGGTCCCTTCctagtttcttttttgtttttagtgtaGCTTTTTAGTAGGTAAGGAAGTGGGAGCTTCGGTTTGGAAATGGAGAGGCTTCTAGATTGTTACGTTGGTGAAGACTAAAAATTTTTTAAAGTGAGAATTGATCAAGGGATAAAACAATGACAGGCCAATGAAGTTACATGATTCATAACAGAACAGAAATAATCTACATAATACGAGTATATAAGAACAGAAGTAatcagaataataaatatatatgtatgtgaGATCTGAAAGCCTTtccttgaataaataaaataatattctttactTGCAATGCATctcaaaagaatgaaaaaaaaaaactgtgccGAATAAAAATTGATATGGAAATTCTGTAACTACTCGAAAGTTATATGTATGTcccttttccaaaaaaataaaataaaaattaacaaatatcaCAAAACACCATCCGTTAGCACAATGCAAGAGGAAGCGAATGTTCTTCTAATTAAACGTTTAAATCGTTCTCAGGAAATATTAACATTGGGCTGCGGCCACTAATCAAGATAATTGCTGACACGTTGGGCTCAGTACtgggcaccaaataaaataaaaaaggattaggatatagtggaagaggaagcgGGAGCGATTATGTTTGAGATTTTTTTGAATCGTGGTGTTTGTGCGAGCAAATGAGCGAATGCTCATTCAATCACCACATATTATTTTGagagaaaaacacaaaaatgttctatacattgtgtattatgaaaatgtatttttgtgaactatgaagtttaaataaacaa includes:
- the LOC110373969 gene encoding chymotrypsin-1 encodes the protein MRCTVLIVLSVFFIIQVCSRSSKVRRIIGGVDAVEEEYPYIVRLQHKLILSGAIILITYTHTCTSAVLTPTWSLTAAHCLMMPERHGLTNIHGIQVSVTLTPLIIYGPISNMSSLKILYYVSHPSFVIGLAQVSNDIGLIKSEPIPIKMFARVGGLDYLSMIGNQATLTGYGRTNSTVEQEHVTADATTLMKPLQKLDAVMVRCKDNFVRLNPSICVARRCGIISAACPGDSGGPLLHASGVIGVNSLGPKELLNFCYLIETPPIYDIISVTPVSPFVDWIAYTIHNSDENHKTDNPPR
- the LOC110373978 gene encoding trypsin, with the translated sequence MGGRDAIVTDYPYIVKLELQTVMYRVPKIVKNKHICTAGVLTSTWTITAAHCLTLKGKKVHKLISMGPVIRYGTLEHNAVSSVLFAITHPAYRLTKDRIQNDIGLVKTETIPLSQYARVSALDFTTMIGQEATLTGFGLTDNAQGAIGDATSVNKPLQVLDVVIVRCDKDNSVMKPSMCLARKCDKSSGMCPGDSGGPMIHASGIFGVNSLGPSELGTFCAKESTDPVYETAEVTPISPFIDWITDTTNDDYVP
- the LOC110373967 gene encoding granzyme M, translating into MYCTTLYLLFTIFIKENNCKHQGLRIIGGTDAIEADFPYIAKYEYLIHIHKENNRVENEHVCSGSVLTPTWSLTAAHCLDIKRKKVGKRFTVIPIIRYGTLESNAISNVLFSFTHPAYKHTSLNSVENDIGLVQTENIPLKQYGRVSALDFITMVGQQATVAGFGLTNSSDGTVDSTTKLKKPLQLLDVVVVHCKDNGLKPALCLARRCGKSSGVCPGDSGGPMLHASGIVGVNSIGPDDLELFCSMNETGPIYDAAGVTPTSPFIDWISNTINGHDKPGETKHQIQRKYLKSQKIY